A genomic segment from Dehalococcoidia bacterium encodes:
- a CDS encoding xanthine dehydrogenase family protein molybdopterin-binding subunit: MTMNVVGKKTPRIEGPEKTNGSLEYAADLKQSSYLWGKTLRSPYPHARIISIDTSQASKLEGVKVILTGKDHPHLMGRMMRDLPVLAIDKVRFIGERVVAVAADSLDTVNQALELIHVQYEELEPVYTVDAALRHNAPLIHESPQSYPGAFSHPDQPELPNLCSYGRWTHGDVDKELRVSDRVISNTFYTQKEHHGYMETHACMVDVGTDGITNVWASNKSPHLLRMQLAATFEIEPTSVRVHPMPVGGDFGGKGSPMDVPVAYLLSKHAGKPVKIVMTYQEELLAANSRHPSKITVSTGVTSQGNLTSLQVDAVFDGGAYGAFKPAPNINLHGLEQAGSCYRFTALDVTSHIAYTNTLPSGHMRSPGGPQINFAIESHLNIVASELGIDAYEFRRKNLLRQGDLAPNEEKWGTIKAIEVLDAAAEKIGWGTPKGSHVGRGIAMYERGPIGGDSSCQIVVHTNGNITLFVPVADPGQGAYTAMQQIIAENLSISPNRIQVKAAPTDQLPFDLGVSGSRVTFALGATVMEGLKTIKNHLLELTGSEDFDQGYSALCDHFQGDAIIDAYKSVPIFPDPPSTEFTAQAAEVEVDVEPGLVRVTKFIRAHDVGTIINPEGHRGQILGGAIQGIGMALVEEHLIQDG; encoded by the coding sequence ATGACAATGAACGTAGTAGGTAAGAAAACTCCTAGAATTGAAGGACCAGAAAAGACTAACGGCTCTCTAGAATACGCAGCTGATCTTAAGCAAAGCAGTTATTTATGGGGGAAAACACTGCGAAGCCCATACCCTCATGCTCGCATAATATCTATAGATACCTCCCAAGCTTCTAAATTAGAAGGCGTTAAGGTTATTCTCACGGGAAAAGACCATCCGCATCTCATGGGTCGGATGATGCGAGATTTACCTGTTTTGGCTATCGACAAAGTTCGATTCATAGGGGAAAGAGTCGTCGCGGTAGCTGCTGATTCATTAGATACAGTTAATCAAGCCTTAGAGCTTATACATGTTCAATATGAGGAACTCGAACCAGTCTACACAGTCGACGCTGCATTGCGGCATAACGCGCCATTGATTCATGAATCTCCTCAATCTTACCCAGGGGCTTTCAGCCACCCTGATCAACCTGAATTACCTAATCTTTGTTCGTATGGTCGATGGACACACGGGGATGTAGACAAAGAGTTAAGGGTTTCTGATCGTGTCATTTCCAATACGTTTTATACACAAAAAGAGCACCACGGATATATGGAAACACACGCTTGCATGGTAGATGTTGGTACCGACGGAATTACCAATGTATGGGCCTCAAATAAATCTCCACACTTGCTCCGCATGCAACTTGCGGCAACTTTTGAAATAGAGCCTACCTCCGTAAGGGTTCATCCAATGCCTGTGGGAGGCGATTTTGGAGGCAAAGGATCTCCAATGGATGTACCTGTTGCGTATCTTCTTTCTAAGCATGCTGGTAAGCCAGTAAAAATTGTAATGACTTACCAAGAAGAACTTCTTGCTGCTAATAGTCGCCATCCATCTAAAATAACAGTGTCCACTGGTGTGACATCGCAAGGGAATTTGACAAGCCTGCAAGTGGATGCCGTTTTCGATGGTGGCGCTTATGGTGCGTTTAAACCTGCGCCTAATATAAATCTACATGGCTTAGAACAGGCTGGCAGCTGCTATCGATTCACTGCATTAGATGTCACAAGCCATATCGCCTACACAAATACTTTACCTTCTGGGCATATGCGTTCACCCGGAGGTCCACAGATAAATTTTGCTATTGAATCGCATTTGAATATTGTGGCGAGCGAGCTGGGCATAGATGCATATGAGTTCCGTAGGAAAAATTTATTACGGCAAGGTGACCTTGCTCCAAATGAAGAAAAATGGGGGACTATAAAAGCTATAGAGGTGCTTGATGCAGCTGCTGAAAAAATTGGATGGGGAACTCCGAAAGGATCTCATGTAGGCAGAGGGATAGCGATGTACGAGCGTGGGCCAATAGGAGGAGACTCTAGTTGCCAAATAGTAGTACACACCAATGGAAACATCACTTTATTTGTGCCCGTGGCAGATCCTGGACAGGGCGCATACACTGCAATGCAGCAAATTATTGCCGAAAATCTTTCTATTTCACCAAATCGGATACAAGTTAAAGCAGCACCAACAGACCAATTACCATTCGATCTGGGGGTTTCTGGTAGTAGAGTGACCTTCGCGCTCGGTGCCACGGTTATGGAAGGGTTAAAAACAATAAAGAATCATCTTTTAGAACTCACTGGAAGTGAAGACTTCGATCAAGGTTATAGCGCGCTGTGCGACCATTTTCAAGGAGACGCGATAATTGATGCTTACAAATCTGTACCTATTTTCCCTGACCCTCCTAGCACCGAATTTACTGCTCAGGCAGCAGAAGTTGAAGTCGATGTAGAACCAGGGCTGGTCCGAGTGACAAAGTTCATAAGGGCCCACGACGTTGGGACAATAATTAATCCTGAGGGACATCGTGGTCAAATTTTAGGAGGCGCTATTCAAGGGATTGGTATGGCCTTAGTAGAAGAGCATTTGATTCAAGACGGAAA